In a single window of the Limnochorda sp. L945t genome:
- the sigK gene encoding RNA polymerase sporulation sigma factor SigK yields the protein MIPWLAAWDILAESLRHIPWLAGYVGGEGSFPLPLDEQEESRLVQAMLHGDTEARNILIEHNLRLVAHVVKKFESTGEETEDLISIGTIGLIKAINTFDPGRRTRLATYAAKCIENEILMHLRSVRKNRGETLLYDPIGSDGDGNDVTLIDVLGSDADSVSEAVEAQAEKDRLRRTLTTLTKRERWVLQMRYGLLDGMRKTQRDVSRQLGISRSYVSRIEKRALTKLQQQLQNG from the coding sequence TTGATTCCATGGCTCGCAGCGTGGGATATCCTGGCGGAGTCCCTGCGGCACATTCCGTGGCTGGCGGGTTACGTGGGCGGCGAGGGATCCTTCCCCTTGCCCCTGGACGAGCAAGAGGAGAGCCGGCTGGTCCAGGCGATGCTGCACGGCGACACCGAGGCCCGCAACATCCTCATCGAGCACAACCTGCGCCTGGTGGCCCACGTGGTGAAGAAGTTCGAGTCCACGGGCGAGGAGACCGAAGACCTCATCTCCATCGGCACCATCGGGCTCATCAAGGCCATCAATACCTTCGATCCGGGCCGGCGCACCCGCCTTGCTACCTACGCCGCCAAGTGCATCGAAAACGAGATCCTGATGCACCTGCGCTCCGTGCGCAAGAACCGGGGGGAGACCCTCCTGTACGACCCCATCGGGTCGGACGGCGACGGCAACGACGTCACCCTCATCGACGTGCTCGGGAGCGACGCCGACAGCGTCTCCGAAGCGGTGGAGGCCCAGGCCGAGAAGGACCGGCTGCGCCGCACCCTCACCACGCTGACCAAGAGGGAGCGGTGGGTGCTCCAGATGCGCTACGGGTTGCTGGACGGGATGCGCAAGACGCAGCGAGACGTGTCCCGCCAGCTGGGGATTTCCCGCTCTTACGTCTCGCGTATCGAAAAACGGGCGCTCACCAAACTCCAGCAGCAGCTCCAAAACGGGTGA
- a CDS encoding YqeG family HAD IIIA-type phosphatase, protein MQRSNGPSASYTLPAAAPWQLLVPDLWVDDLEAIDLDRLGRHGIRCLLVDIDNTLIPWGEPLPDARAYRFVERARRAGLQVVILSNARRGRRAAVAAALGVPAVRSGFKPRRSVFLAAAALVGCRPEQAAVVGDQLWTDVLGGRRAGMFTILVDPLGAEESLLTRAITRPVERAVLRWLARRGRLPAARVQARLAGRRRSVQQGRPGTGRRPG, encoded by the coding sequence ATGCAGCGCAGCAACGGCCCGAGCGCTTCTTACACGCTCCCGGCGGCGGCGCCGTGGCAACTCCTGGTGCCGGATCTCTGGGTGGACGACCTCGAGGCCATCGACCTCGACCGGTTGGGGCGCCACGGGATCCGGTGCCTGCTCGTGGACATCGACAACACCCTCATCCCCTGGGGCGAGCCGTTACCGGACGCCCGGGCCTACCGCTTCGTCGAGCGGGCTCGCCGGGCCGGGCTGCAGGTGGTCATCCTGTCCAACGCCCGCCGGGGGCGGCGAGCGGCCGTCGCGGCCGCCCTGGGGGTCCCGGCGGTGCGCTCGGGCTTCAAACCCCGTCGCTCGGTCTTCCTGGCCGCGGCCGCCCTCGTCGGGTGTCGACCGGAGCAGGCGGCGGTGGTCGGCGATCAGCTGTGGACGGACGTGCTCGGAGGCCGGCGGGCGGGGATGTTCACCATTCTCGTCGATCCGCTCGGTGCCGAGGAGAGCCTGTTGACCAGGGCCATCACGCGCCCGGTCGAGCGAGCCGTCCTGCGGTGGCTCGCCAGGCGTGGCAGGCTGCCGGCCGCGCGGGTGCAGGCCCGGCTCGCCGGCAGGAGACGATCCGTGCAGCAGGGCCGCCCCGGTACGGGCCGCAGGCCGGGCTGA